One Bacillus amyloliquefaciens DSM 7 = ATCC 23350 DNA window includes the following coding sequences:
- a CDS encoding zinc-finger domain-containing protein, translating into MDKKSIYKELTELQDEYCKDCFVKKHFRKEFGKAYAHSFCINQCTVGEKLKAYGKVLTNQ; encoded by the coding sequence TTGGATAAAAAAAGCATTTATAAAGAATTGACAGAGCTTCAGGATGAATATTGCAAAGACTGCTTCGTGAAAAAGCATTTCCGTAAGGAGTTCGGAAAAGCGTACGCACATTCTTTCTGCATCAATCAATGCACAGTGGGGGAGAAGCTGAAAGCCTACGGCAAGGTGCTGACAAATCAATAA
- the metA gene encoding homoserine O-acetyltransferase MetA has translation MPINIPNHLPAKQVLESEHIFVMDESRAFHQDIRPQKIVILNLMPKKIQTETQLLRLLGNSPLQVHFTFLIPSTHTPKNTARQHLDEFYTEFSSIRHKRFDGMIITGAPIEHLPFEDVSYWEELKEIMEWSKTNVTSTLHICWGAQAGLYYHYGIEKVEMPKKIFGVFEHTVLKKHERLVRGFDELYYVPHSRHTDINTEQLQAASDLDVLSVSEEAGVCLIVSKDEKQIFLTGHPEYDTDTLLQEYERDIERNLSNVEAPKHYFAPGGKEPVNRWKAHATLLFMNWLNYYVYQETPYEWD, from the coding sequence TTGCCTATCAATATACCAAATCATCTGCCGGCTAAGCAGGTGCTTGAAAGTGAACACATCTTTGTAATGGATGAAAGCCGGGCTTTTCATCAGGATATCCGGCCGCAGAAGATCGTCATTTTAAATCTGATGCCGAAAAAAATCCAAACGGAAACCCAGCTGCTCAGGCTGCTGGGGAACTCGCCTTTACAAGTTCACTTTACATTCTTAATTCCGAGCACACACACTCCAAAAAATACAGCAAGGCAGCATTTGGATGAATTTTATACGGAATTTTCCAGCATCCGCCACAAACGGTTTGACGGAATGATTATTACCGGGGCTCCGATTGAGCACCTGCCGTTTGAAGATGTTTCTTACTGGGAAGAATTGAAGGAAATTATGGAATGGAGCAAAACGAACGTCACTTCAACGCTCCATATCTGCTGGGGCGCTCAAGCCGGTTTGTACTACCATTACGGAATTGAGAAAGTGGAGATGCCGAAAAAAATATTCGGAGTGTTTGAGCATACCGTTCTTAAAAAACATGAGAGATTAGTAAGAGGATTTGACGAGCTATACTATGTGCCCCACTCACGGCATACAGATATTAATACGGAGCAGCTGCAAGCGGCTTCGGATCTGGATGTGCTGAGCGTTTCTGAGGAAGCCGGGGTCTGTTTAATCGTATCAAAAGACGAAAAGCAGATTTTCTTAACGGGACACCCGGAATATGATACCGATACGCTTCTTCAGGAGTATGAGAGGGATATAGAAAGAAATCTTTCAAACGTAGAAGCTCCTAAGCACTATTTTGCACCCGGCGGGAAAGAACCTGTAAACCGCTGGAAAGCTCATGCGACGTTATTGTTTATGAATTGGCTGAATTATTATGTATATCAGGAAACCCCGTATGAATGGGATTAA
- a CDS encoding ribonuclease H family protein encodes MNLKPYIEIEAKGTGPVSFFSEDWLTVPKARMLAREVSRFPYIKDIYFEDEKGASWTLKELEKLTEELAQEPDDITVYFDGGFDKKSGLAGLGIVVYYSLGGKRHRVRKNKSLTLQTNNEAEYAALYEALKEVQDLGASRNSITIKGDSLVVLHQLDGSWPCYDETQNEWLDKIEALLKSLKLTPAYEAVNRKENQEADDLAKKILSGRQIESRITLDGNGDD; translated from the coding sequence ATGAATCTTAAGCCGTATATCGAAATAGAAGCAAAAGGAACAGGCCCTGTCTCGTTTTTTTCAGAAGATTGGCTGACCGTTCCGAAAGCGCGCATGCTTGCAAGAGAAGTCAGCCGCTTTCCTTATATAAAAGACATTTATTTTGAGGATGAAAAAGGCGCAAGCTGGACGCTTAAAGAGCTGGAAAAGCTTACTGAAGAGCTTGCGCAAGAACCTGACGACATTACGGTGTATTTCGACGGCGGCTTTGACAAAAAAAGCGGCCTCGCCGGACTCGGAATTGTCGTGTATTACTCTCTCGGAGGCAAGCGCCACCGCGTGCGGAAAAACAAAAGCCTAACGCTTCAAACGAACAATGAGGCGGAATATGCCGCTTTGTACGAAGCGCTTAAGGAAGTGCAGGATCTTGGCGCAAGCAGAAATTCAATCACGATAAAAGGGGATTCCCTCGTCGTTTTGCATCAGCTTGACGGCAGCTGGCCGTGCTATGACGAAACGCAAAATGAATGGCTCGATAAAATTGAAGCGCTTCTCAAATCCTTAAAGCTGACACCGGCATATGAAGCCGTAAACCGAAAGGAAAATCAAGAAGCGGATGACCTTGCCAAAAAAATTCTTTCAGGCCGGCAGATTGAAAGCCGCATAACATTAGATGGTAACGGAGATGACTGA
- a CDS encoding diglucosyl diacylglycerol synthase, with translation MNTNKKVLILTANYGNGHVQVAKTLYEQCLRLGLNVTVSNLYQESNPIVSEVTQYLYLKSFSIGKQFYRLFYYGVDKIYNKRKFNIYFKMGNKRLGQLVEEHKPDIIINTFPMIVVPEYRRRTGKVIPTFNVMTDFCLHKIWVHENVDKYYVATDYVKEKLIEIGTHPNNVKITGIPIRPQFEETMPKEPIYKKYNLSPDKKVLLIMAGAHGVLKNVKELCENLVHDDQVQVVVVCGKNSSLKDSLSSLEGDNTDRLKVLGYVERIDELFRITDCMITKPGGITLTEATAIGVPVILYKPVPGQEKENAIFFEDRGAAVVVNRHEEILESVTSLLADEEKLNRMKNNIKSLHLPNSSEVILQDIIKESELMAGKADMALS, from the coding sequence TTGAATACCAATAAAAAAGTATTAATTTTGACTGCAAATTACGGAAACGGACATGTTCAAGTGGCCAAAACGCTCTACGAACAATGTCTCCGTCTCGGCTTGAATGTGACGGTTTCCAATTTGTATCAAGAGTCAAATCCGATTGTTTCAGAGGTTACTCAATACCTTTATTTAAAAAGCTTCTCAATCGGGAAACAGTTTTATCGTTTGTTTTATTACGGAGTTGACAAAATCTATAATAAACGCAAATTCAATATTTATTTTAAAATGGGAAATAAACGTTTAGGCCAGCTCGTCGAAGAGCATAAGCCGGACATTATTATCAATACATTTCCGATGATTGTCGTACCGGAATACAGACGGAGAACCGGAAAAGTGATCCCGACGTTCAACGTTATGACCGATTTCTGCCTTCACAAAATCTGGGTTCATGAAAATGTTGATAAATATTATGTCGCCACCGATTACGTGAAGGAAAAACTGATTGAAATCGGCACTCATCCGAACAACGTAAAGATCACAGGCATTCCCATCAGGCCTCAATTCGAGGAAACAATGCCAAAAGAGCCGATTTATAAAAAATACAATCTCTCTCCCGACAAAAAAGTTCTTCTTATTATGGCGGGAGCGCATGGTGTGCTGAAAAACGTAAAAGAACTGTGCGAAAACCTCGTTCATGACGATCAGGTGCAGGTTGTGGTGGTATGCGGCAAAAACAGCTCGCTGAAAGATTCACTCAGCAGCCTGGAAGGTGACAATACCGACCGGCTGAAAGTGCTCGGCTATGTAGAAAGAATTGACGAGCTGTTCCGGATTACGGACTGCATGATTACAAAACCAGGCGGTATCACACTGACGGAAGCGACAGCGATCGGCGTACCGGTCATTCTGTACAAACCGGTGCCCGGACAGGAAAAGGAAAACGCCATTTTCTTTGAAGACCGCGGTGCGGCTGTCGTGGTCAACCGCCACGAAGAAATTTTAGAGTCTGTCACCTCCCTTCTTGCCGATGAGGAAAAGCTGAACCGGATGAAGAACAATATTAAAAGCCTTCATCTCCCCAACTCTTCTGAAGTCATTTTGCAGGACATTATAAAAGAATCTGAACTGATGGCCGGGAAGGCAGATATGGCATTATCATAA
- the cspD gene encoding cold-shock protein CspD: MQNGKVKWFNNEKGFGFIEVEGGDDVFVHFTAIEGEGYKSLEEGQEVSFEIVEGNRGPQASNVVKL, translated from the coding sequence ATGCAAAACGGTAAAGTAAAATGGTTCAATAACGAAAAAGGATTCGGCTTCATCGAAGTTGAAGGCGGAGACGATGTATTTGTTCACTTCACTGCTATCGAAGGAGAAGGATACAAATCATTAGAAGAAGGACAAGAAGTTTCTTTTGAAATTGTCGAAGGTAATCGTGGACCTCAAGCTTCTAATGTTGTAAAACTCTAA
- a CDS encoding 5'-3' exonuclease, translating to MNNKLLLVDGMALLFRSFFATAVHRNFMINENGIPTNGVNGFLKHLITAVETFQPTHVVCCWDMGSKTYRNDLFQDYKANRSEPPLELIPQFDLAKEAAAELGILNIGIKGYEADDCIGTLSALFSGEAEITIVTGDKDLLQLLNKQVQVALLQKGIGNYKVYTEEIFREETGVPPKALIDIKALMGDTSDNYPGVKGIGEKTAYKLIREYENIDRLLESLSLLPKGQQTKIQQSLKELELSRQLAEIHCEVPLVCTFEEALFSLKMEEAALMLRRHQIKGIERMLEKLNAREIS from the coding sequence ATGAATAACAAATTACTGCTCGTTGACGGCATGGCGCTTTTATTCCGATCATTTTTCGCGACGGCCGTTCATCGCAATTTTATGATAAATGAAAACGGAATTCCGACAAACGGCGTCAATGGCTTTTTAAAGCATCTCATTACGGCGGTTGAAACGTTTCAGCCCACACATGTCGTCTGCTGCTGGGATATGGGAAGCAAAACGTACCGTAATGATTTGTTTCAGGATTATAAGGCCAATCGAAGCGAACCGCCGCTTGAGCTGATTCCGCAATTTGATTTAGCAAAGGAAGCGGCAGCTGAACTCGGTATTTTAAATATCGGCATAAAAGGCTATGAAGCGGATGACTGTATCGGCACGCTCTCTGCCTTATTTTCCGGTGAAGCGGAAATTACAATCGTAACGGGTGATAAAGACCTGCTTCAATTGCTGAATAAACAAGTTCAAGTAGCGCTGCTGCAAAAGGGCATCGGCAACTATAAAGTATATACAGAGGAAATTTTCAGAGAAGAAACAGGGGTTCCGCCAAAAGCACTGATTGACATAAAGGCGCTGATGGGAGACACAAGCGACAACTACCCCGGTGTTAAAGGCATCGGAGAAAAAACGGCGTACAAGCTGATCCGTGAGTATGAAAACATTGACCGTTTATTAGAAAGTCTTTCTTTACTACCGAAGGGCCAGCAAACAAAAATTCAGCAAAGCTTAAAAGAATTGGAGCTGTCAAGGCAGCTTGCTGAAATACATTGCGAAGTGCCGTTAGTCTGTACGTTTGAAGAAGCGCTTTTTTCATTGAAGATGGAAGAGGCAGCTCTCATGCTCAGACGCCACCAGATAAAAGGAATTGAAAGAATGCTCGAAAAGCTGAACGCCAGAGAGATCAGCTGA
- the sspL gene encoding small, acid-soluble spore protein L produces MRKENKGRLTGGVNPQGNMEGNAHKDPKSALENNAKKSNTKR; encoded by the coding sequence ATGAGAAAAGAAAATAAAGGCCGGCTGACCGGAGGCGTGAATCCTCAGGGAAATATGGAGGGAAATGCGCACAAAGACCCGAAATCAGCCCTTGAAAACAACGCAAAAAAAAGCAATACAAAACGCTAG
- a CDS encoding HD domain-containing protein, with translation MNEKEQLENVRDWVREKLINERTGHDWLHISRVVNLSVYIAKEEGADLFVTEAAALVHDLIDAKLDESERLTAGEVTERLAAFNIAEGPIQEIADIITRMSFRHRKLLKKRPLSLEGKVVQDADMLDAIGAAGIGRAFMFAGAKGHPMYGTPTSVLAHIEDKLITLKDLMNTKTGADLAEERHQFLLQFVARIQKEAVDKS, from the coding sequence GTGAACGAAAAAGAGCAGCTGGAAAACGTCAGGGATTGGGTCAGAGAAAAGCTTATCAATGAACGTACGGGACATGATTGGCTTCATATTTCCCGGGTCGTAAACCTTTCTGTTTATATTGCAAAGGAAGAAGGCGCAGACTTATTTGTCACTGAGGCGGCCGCGCTGGTTCATGATCTCATTGATGCCAAGCTCGATGAAAGCGAAAGGCTGACGGCAGGCGAAGTAACAGAACGGCTGGCTGCTTTCAACATCGCGGAGGGCCCCATTCAGGAGATCGCGGATATTATCACGAGGATGTCATTCAGACACAGGAAACTGCTGAAAAAGCGGCCGCTTTCATTGGAGGGGAAAGTTGTTCAGGATGCAGACATGCTTGATGCGATCGGCGCTGCGGGCATCGGCAGGGCGTTTATGTTTGCCGGCGCGAAGGGTCATCCGATGTACGGAACTCCAACAAGTGTGCTGGCTCATATAGAGGATAAATTAATCACGCTTAAAGACTTAATGAATACAAAAACGGGGGCCGATTTGGCAGAGGAGCGGCATCAATTTCTATTGCAGTTTGTTGCCCGGATTCAAAAAGAGGCCGTGGACAAAAGCTAA
- a CDS encoding glutathione peroxidase, producing MTIYDINVRTITGEDVTLSAYRGKVMIIVNTASKCGFTSQLKQLQELYDTYQQEGLEILGFPCNQFMNQEPGDEAEIQEFCVKNYGVTFPMFAKVDVNGAGAHPLFTYLTEQAKGMLGTKAIKWNFTKFIVDRNGDVKGRFSSNVNPKELEDTVQRLLAR from the coding sequence ATGACAATTTACGATATAAACGTACGGACCATAACAGGCGAAGACGTAACGTTATCGGCATACAGGGGCAAAGTGATGATCATTGTGAATACAGCGAGCAAATGCGGATTCACGTCCCAGCTTAAGCAGCTTCAGGAGCTCTATGATACATATCAGCAGGAAGGTCTTGAAATATTAGGATTTCCCTGCAACCAATTTATGAACCAAGAACCCGGAGACGAGGCGGAGATTCAGGAGTTCTGTGTGAAAAATTACGGAGTCACATTCCCGATGTTTGCGAAAGTTGATGTCAATGGAGCAGGTGCTCATCCTCTTTTCACATATCTGACAGAGCAAGCGAAGGGGATGCTCGGCACAAAGGCGATTAAATGGAATTTCACTAAGTTTATTGTGGACCGAAACGGTGATGTCAAAGGGCGTTTTTCTTCAAACGTCAATCCGAAAGAGCTTGAAGATACGGTGCAGAGGCTTTTGGCCCGATAA
- a CDS encoding reverse transcriptase-like protein: MPAEIYVDGASAGNPGPSGIGIFIKHDGKTESFSIPIGDHSNQEAEFLALIEGMKLCAARGYESVSFRTDSDIVERAADLEAVKNKTFQPFVDEIIRLKAGFPLFFIKWIPGRQNQTADQLAKKAIRLNK; this comes from the coding sequence ATGCCCGCTGAAATTTATGTAGACGGTGCGAGCGCCGGAAACCCGGGCCCGTCCGGTATCGGTATTTTCATTAAGCATGACGGGAAAACAGAATCTTTCTCAATTCCGATCGGCGACCATTCAAACCAGGAAGCTGAATTTCTCGCCTTAATTGAAGGAATGAAGCTGTGTGCCGCCCGCGGATATGAGTCGGTGTCATTCCGGACGGATTCGGATATCGTGGAGCGGGCCGCAGATCTGGAAGCGGTGAAAAACAAGACTTTCCAGCCGTTTGTTGACGAAATCATCCGATTAAAGGCCGGATTTCCATTGTTTTTTATTAAGTGGATTCCGGGCAGACAAAATCAAACAGCCGATCAGCTTGCAAAAAAAGCGATTCGGCTGAATAAATAA
- a CDS encoding YpbS family protein — translation MSEVHKAISAHSAKQHHHVKSFVELEYQREQAIEAAVLKCRQNEPFTTDAINEITAKMNQLAKKGIVPARRFVTEEMVKEFVSRQ, via the coding sequence ATGTCAGAAGTCCATAAAGCAATTTCAGCACACTCCGCAAAACAGCATCATCACGTCAAGTCATTTGTAGAGCTTGAATATCAGCGTGAACAAGCCATTGAAGCAGCCGTTCTCAAATGCAGACAAAATGAACCGTTCACGACGGACGCCATTAATGAAATTACCGCAAAAATGAACCAGCTGGCCAAAAAAGGCATTGTGCCGGCAAGACGTTTTGTGACTGAAGAGATGGTAAAAGAATTCGTCAGCAGACAGTAA
- a CDS encoding DUF2564 family protein — MDSEFFPNGLTDKRQLELAVETAQKTTGAATRGQNSTLLESAYQAIQDARTMSQSSELQALDQDFLQQQRMLLDDCQHQLDEFKK, encoded by the coding sequence ATGGATTCTGAATTTTTTCCGAACGGACTGACGGATAAACGCCAGCTTGAATTAGCGGTGGAAACGGCCCAGAAAACAACAGGAGCGGCTACTCGGGGACAAAATTCCACACTGCTTGAATCTGCTTACCAGGCGATTCAGGATGCGAGAACGATGTCACAATCGAGTGAGCTGCAAGCTCTCGACCAAGATTTCCTGCAGCAGCAGCGAATGCTTCTGGACGATTGCCAGCATCAGCTCGATGAATTCAAAAAATAA
- the ilvD gene encoding dihydroxy-acid dehydratase, whose amino-acid sequence MAELRSNMITQGIDRAPHRSLLRAAGVKEEDFGKPFIAVCNSYIDIVPGHVHLQEFGKIVKEAIREAGGVPFEFNTIGVDDGIAMGHIGMRYSLPSREIIADSVETVVSAHWFDGMVCIPNCDKITPGMLMAAMRINIPTIFVSGGPMAAGRTSDGRKISLSSVFEGVGAYQAGKIGESELQELEQFGCPTCGSCSGMFTANSMNCLSEALGLALPGNGTILAASPERREFVRKSAAQLMETIKKDIKPRDIVTEKAIDNAFALDMALGGSTNTVLHTLALANEAGVEYSLERINEVAERVPHLSKLAPASDVFIEDLHEAGGVSAALNELSKKEGALHLDALTVTGRTLGETIASHEVKDYDVIHPLDNPFTEKGGLAVLFGNLAPDGAIIKTGGVQDGITRHEGPAVVFDSQDAALEGIINRRVKEGDVVIIRYEGPKGGPGMPEMLAPTSQIVGMGLGPKVALITDGRFSGASRGLSIGHVSPEAAEGGPLAFVENGDHVIVDIEKRILDVQVPEEEWEKRKAEWKGFEPKVKTGYLARYSKLVTSANTGGIMKI is encoded by the coding sequence ATGGCAGAATTACGCAGCAACATGATCACACAGGGAATTGACAGAGCGCCGCACCGCAGCCTTCTTCGCGCTGCCGGCGTAAAAGAAGAAGACTTCGGCAAGCCGTTTATCGCGGTCTGCAATTCATACATCGATATCGTTCCCGGGCATGTTCACCTGCAGGAATTTGGAAAAATCGTAAAAGAAGCAATCAGGGAAGCGGGAGGAGTGCCTTTTGAATTTAACACGATCGGAGTAGATGACGGAATCGCAATGGGGCATATCGGCATGAGATATTCGCTGCCGAGCCGTGAAATCATTGCCGATTCAGTTGAAACGGTCGTCTCGGCTCACTGGTTTGACGGAATGGTCTGCATTCCGAACTGCGACAAAATTACGCCGGGGATGCTTATGGCGGCTATGCGGATTAATATTCCAACCATTTTTGTCAGCGGGGGGCCGATGGCAGCCGGCCGCACAAGCGACGGCCGCAAGATCTCGCTTTCTTCAGTATTTGAAGGTGTAGGCGCATACCAAGCCGGGAAAATCGGCGAAAGTGAACTGCAGGAGCTGGAACAGTTCGGCTGTCCGACGTGCGGATCTTGTTCGGGCATGTTTACGGCAAACTCGATGAACTGTCTGTCTGAAGCGCTCGGTCTGGCGCTTCCGGGCAACGGAACAATTCTTGCGGCTTCTCCGGAAAGAAGAGAGTTTGTGAGAAAGTCAGCGGCCCAATTGATGGAGACTATCAAAAAAGACATTAAGCCGCGCGATATCGTCACCGAAAAAGCGATCGATAACGCCTTTGCGCTAGACATGGCCCTCGGCGGTTCAACCAACACAGTGCTTCATACGCTTGCGCTTGCCAACGAAGCGGGCGTTGAATACTCTTTAGAACGCATTAACGAAGTGGCTGAACGCGTACCGCATTTATCGAAATTGGCACCGGCCTCGGACGTATTCATAGAGGATCTGCATGAAGCAGGCGGAGTCTCGGCGGCTCTTAATGAATTATCGAAAAAAGAGGGCGCGCTCCATCTTGACGCGCTGACCGTAACAGGCCGGACACTCGGAGAAACAATAGCAAGTCATGAAGTGAAGGATTATGATGTGATTCATCCGCTCGACAATCCGTTTACTGAAAAAGGCGGTTTGGCCGTGCTGTTTGGGAATTTGGCTCCGGACGGCGCCATTATCAAAACAGGCGGCGTGCAGGACGGGATTACAAGACACGAAGGCCCTGCTGTCGTCTTTGATTCACAGGATGCCGCGCTTGAAGGCATTATAAACCGCAGAGTAAAAGAAGGAGATGTTGTCATTATCCGTTATGAAGGGCCAAAGGGCGGCCCGGGCATGCCGGAGATGCTCGCACCGACTTCTCAGATTGTCGGAATGGGGCTTGGCCCGAAAGTAGCGCTTATTACAGACGGCCGTTTTTCAGGAGCGTCCCGCGGCCTTTCGATCGGGCACGTATCGCCTGAAGCGGCTGAAGGCGGCCCGCTCGCATTCGTTGAAAACGGCGACCATGTCATCGTTGACATAGAAAAACGGATTTTGGACGTGCAAGTGCCAGAAGAAGAATGGGAAAAACGCAAGGCGGAATGGAAAGGTTTTGAACCGAAAGTCAAAACAGGATATCTTGCCCGGTATTCCAAACTCGTGACAAGCGCCAATACGGGCGGAATCATGAAAATTTAA
- a CDS encoding queuosine precursor transporter: MFNDVLWILFAIIHFIIVLLFYKGFGKTGLFVWIGFATVCANLQVVKTVELFGLTATLGNIMYGTVFFATDVLNEKYGPREARKAVWLGFSTLLALTCAMQGALLYKPAASDIAQPALETIFGFLPRVALGSLLAFIFSQTIDVYVYSAIRRIFPSDRLLWLRNSGSTALSQLLDTFIFTAVAFIGVYSAGVWFSIFISTYLIKFAVSLISVPYAYAAKRMTPNGE; the protein is encoded by the coding sequence TTGTTTAATGATGTATTATGGATTTTATTTGCGATCATTCATTTTATCATTGTTCTTTTGTTTTATAAAGGATTTGGCAAAACGGGCCTATTTGTATGGATCGGTTTCGCCACGGTGTGCGCCAACTTGCAGGTTGTCAAAACAGTTGAGCTGTTCGGGCTTACGGCGACATTGGGAAATATCATGTACGGCACCGTTTTCTTCGCAACGGATGTGCTGAATGAAAAATACGGTCCCCGGGAAGCGCGCAAGGCCGTCTGGCTCGGCTTTTCCACTTTGCTGGCTTTGACATGCGCCATGCAGGGAGCTCTTTTATATAAACCGGCTGCTTCAGATATCGCGCAGCCTGCCCTTGAGACGATTTTCGGTTTTCTGCCTCGTGTTGCGCTCGGGAGCCTCTTGGCTTTTATTTTCAGCCAAACGATAGATGTTTATGTATATTCCGCCATTCGGCGAATCTTTCCTTCAGACAGGCTTCTCTGGCTCAGAAACAGCGGAAGCACGGCGCTCAGCCAGCTGCTGGATACATTTATCTTCACTGCCGTCGCCTTTATCGGCGTTTATTCCGCGGGAGTGTGGTTCAGCATTTTTATTTCAACTTATCTGATTAAATTTGCGGTATCACTCATTTCTGTCCCTTATGCATATGCGGCAAAACGAATGACACCGAACGGAGAGTGA
- a CDS encoding conserved virulence factor C family protein — MKIKSIEPTPSPNTMKVILTEELPAGKSNNYKLDQTEGAPAVVRDILNIEGVKGVYHVADFLAVERNARFDWKEILPQVRSAFGMEQTEQSESRSEQESFGEVKVFVQMFSGIPMQVKLTDGEREERFGLPERFQQAILKLRSEASNVVFERAWKEQGVRFGDFTEIGHDVTEELQAAYSDERLKRLTEAAAQQKGEAKPAVQRKAYKVTLDMLDDEDWKQRYAHLEQMDPDEDDLPVLEKALHDPKTSIRRQAVVYLGMIEKPSVLPLLYKALEDKTVTVRRTAGDCLSDIGDASAIPAMMKSLSDSSKLVRWRAAMFLYEVGDESALEALKAAEDDPEFEVSLQVKMAIERIEHGEEAKGSVWKQMTESRKKEQL, encoded by the coding sequence ATGAAGATTAAATCAATAGAACCGACGCCGAGTCCCAATACGATGAAAGTGATTTTGACTGAAGAGCTTCCGGCAGGCAAAAGCAATAATTACAAGCTGGACCAGACAGAAGGTGCTCCGGCCGTCGTACGTGATATTTTAAACATTGAGGGAGTAAAAGGTGTTTATCATGTTGCCGATTTCCTGGCTGTGGAGAGAAACGCCCGTTTTGACTGGAAAGAAATTCTGCCGCAAGTCCGATCTGCCTTCGGAATGGAACAAACAGAGCAGTCTGAAAGCCGTTCTGAACAGGAATCATTCGGTGAAGTGAAGGTTTTCGTACAAATGTTCAGCGGAATTCCGATGCAGGTCAAATTGACAGACGGCGAACGTGAAGAACGGTTCGGTCTTCCGGAACGTTTTCAACAAGCCATATTAAAGCTGCGTTCCGAAGCATCAAATGTTGTATTTGAGCGCGCCTGGAAAGAACAAGGCGTCCGCTTCGGAGATTTTACCGAAATCGGGCACGATGTCACAGAAGAGCTTCAGGCTGCTTACAGTGATGAGCGGCTCAAACGCTTGACAGAAGCAGCTGCACAGCAAAAGGGTGAAGCCAAACCGGCAGTGCAGCGGAAGGCTTATAAAGTGACACTTGATATGCTTGATGATGAAGACTGGAAGCAGCGATATGCCCATCTTGAGCAAATGGATCCGGATGAAGACGATTTACCTGTGTTGGAAAAGGCGCTTCATGATCCGAAAACCTCGATTAGAAGACAAGCCGTCGTTTATTTAGGAATGATTGAAAAGCCGTCTGTGCTTCCGCTTTTATACAAAGCGCTTGAAGACAAAACGGTGACGGTCAGAAGAACGGCTGGTGACTGCCTGTCGGATATCGGCGATGCGAGCGCCATCCCGGCAATGATGAAATCGCTCAGTGACTCAAGCAAACTCGTGCGCTGGCGTGCGGCCATGTTTTTATATGAAGTCGGTGATGAAAGCGCGCTTGAAGCATTAAAAGCGGCGGAAGACGATCCGGAATTCGAAGTCAGCCTGCAAGTCAAAATGGCGATTGAACGGATTGAGCACGGAGAAGAGGCGAAAGGTTCAGTCTGGAAACAGATGACTGAAAGCAGAAAAAAAGAACAGTTATAA